The following are encoded together in the Gemmatimonadota bacterium genome:
- a CDS encoding amidohydrolase family protein, with protein sequence MAMHLPGGDGRRAHRRLAWRALQLTALISLTGATLEAQAVAVTAQRVFDGTKMLANAAVVVEGGRITSVGALPAGFRGARYDLGNATLMPGLIDVHTHLTWYFNAQDRFHTNSDGETPGQGAIAASANAYATLMSGITTTQSLGSPEDRDLRDAINRGALPGPRLLTSLGSLSEASGTPDELRAKVRAFKARGADVIKLFASKSIRDGGGQTMTDAQLQAACDEGHTLGLRVLVHAHAAEAMKAAVNAGCDQIEHGIFATDEVLQLMVQKGTYLSPQCGLVFRNYLDNRAKYQGIGNYNDVGFKSMEESMPLGIATVRKVTQTKGLKVVFGTDAVAGAHGRNVEDLICRINEAGQPPLEALHGATTLAAQSLRLADSLGTLAPRMLADLVAVPGDVTRDATALRRVFFVMKGGRVFRNERSQ encoded by the coding sequence ATGGCGATGCATCTTCCCGGTGGCGACGGCCGACGCGCCCACCGCCGGCTGGCGTGGCGTGCGCTGCAGCTGACGGCCCTGATCTCGCTGACGGGCGCGACGCTCGAGGCGCAGGCGGTCGCCGTCACGGCCCAGCGCGTCTTCGATGGCACGAAGATGCTCGCCAACGCGGCGGTGGTCGTGGAGGGGGGGCGCATCACCAGCGTGGGGGCGCTGCCGGCCGGCTTTCGCGGGGCGCGCTACGACCTGGGCAACGCAACGCTGATGCCGGGACTCATCGACGTGCACACGCACCTGACGTGGTACTTCAACGCGCAGGATCGTTTTCACACGAACAGCGACGGCGAGACGCCGGGCCAAGGGGCGATTGCGGCATCGGCCAATGCGTATGCCACGTTGATGTCGGGGATCACGACGACGCAGTCGCTCGGCTCTCCCGAGGACCGGGACCTGCGCGACGCGATCAATCGCGGTGCGCTTCCCGGCCCGCGCCTGCTGACGTCACTCGGCTCGCTGAGCGAGGCGAGCGGGACGCCCGACGAGCTGCGGGCCAAGGTGCGCGCCTTCAAGGCGCGTGGGGCCGACGTCATCAAGCTCTTCGCCTCCAAGTCGATACGCGACGGTGGGGGCCAGACGATGACCGACGCGCAGCTGCAAGCGGCGTGCGACGAAGGCCACACACTGGGACTTCGCGTCCTGGTCCACGCCCACGCGGCCGAGGCGATGAAGGCGGCGGTGAACGCCGGGTGCGACCAGATCGAGCACGGGATCTTCGCCACCGACGAGGTGCTGCAGCTGATGGTGCAGAAGGGGACCTATCTCTCGCCGCAGTGCGGGCTCGTCTTCCGCAACTACCTCGACAACCGCGCCAAATACCAAGGCATCGGCAACTACAACGACGTGGGGTTCAAGTCGATGGAGGAGTCGATGCCGCTGGGGATCGCGACGGTCCGCAAGGTGACGCAAACGAAGGGGCTCAAGGTCGTCTTCGGGACCGATGCGGTGGCGGGGGCGCACGGGCGCAACGTGGAAGACCTCATCTGTCGCATCAACGAAGCGGGGCAGCCGCCGCTGGAGGCGCTGCACGGGGCAACGACGCTGGCCGCGCAGTCGCTGCGCCTGGCCGACTCGTTAGGGACGCTGGCGCCGCGGATGCTGGCCGACCTGGTCGCGGTGCCTGGCGACGTCACGCGCGACGCGACGGCGCTGCGCCGCGTCTTCTTCGTCATGAAGGGGGGGCGCGTCTTCAGGAACGAGCGGAGCCAATGA
- a CDS encoding GNAT family N-acetyltransferase, whose product MELPLDRCSIRSWRPADAERLASIANDRSIWRMVRDRFPHPYARADADAFIARATGEHPEQNFAIAVDDQVVGGIACIPDVDINRVRAEVGYWLGAEWRGRGLATEAVRGFVDWIWATTELQHLTAAVFTYNPESARVLEKAGFGLAYLARKAAIKDGAICDEWTYCLVREDGKTGRRERRDPDPLAP is encoded by the coding sequence ATGGAACTCCCCCTCGACCGCTGCTCCATCCGCTCCTGGCGCCCCGCGGACGCCGAGCGCCTTGCCAGCATCGCCAACGATCGCTCGATCTGGCGCATGGTGCGCGACCGATTCCCGCACCCCTACGCGCGCGCCGATGCCGATGCCTTCATCGCACGCGCCACCGGCGAGCATCCCGAGCAGAACTTCGCCATCGCCGTCGACGACCAGGTGGTCGGTGGCATCGCCTGCATCCCGGACGTCGATATCAACCGGGTGCGTGCCGAGGTGGGCTACTGGTTAGGCGCGGAGTGGCGGGGGAGGGGGCTCGCGACCGAGGCGGTGCGCGGCTTCGTCGACTGGATCTGGGCCACCACGGAGTTGCAGCATCTCACCGCCGCCGTCTTCACCTACAACCCCGAATCGGCGCGCGTCCTCGAGAAGGCCGGCTTCGGCCTCGCGTACCTGGCGCGCAAGGCCGCGATCAAGGATGGGGCGATCTGCGACGAGTGGACCTACTGTCTGGTGAGGGAAGACGGGAAGACGGGAAGACGGGAAAGACGAGATCCCGACCCGCTAGCGCCGTAG
- a CDS encoding cupin domain-containing protein, whose translation MSSSEITHHPWSDVPLETLTPHISRKVITGDGMMIAQVFLKQGAIVPRHQHHNEQLTYILEGCLRFYLGEDESRVQDVRAGEVLHIPSWAWHKAEALEDTLDVDIFNPPREDWLNKTDDYLRSGNK comes from the coding sequence ATGTCGTCGTCGGAGATCACGCACCACCCGTGGAGTGACGTGCCGCTCGAGACACTCACGCCTCACATCTCGCGCAAGGTCATCACCGGCGACGGGATGATGATCGCCCAGGTGTTCCTCAAGCAGGGGGCGATCGTGCCGCGGCACCAGCACCATAACGAGCAACTGACCTACATCCTCGAAGGGTGCCTGCGCTTCTACCTGGGCGAGGACGAGTCGCGCGTGCAGGACGTGCGCGCGGGGGAGGTGCTGCACATTCCGTCGTGGGCCTGGCACAAGGCCGAGGCGCTGGAGGACACGCTCGACGTGGACATCTTCAACCCACCGCGCGAGGACTGGCTCAACAAGACCGACGACTACCTGCGCAGCGGCAACAAGTAG
- a CDS encoding DUF882 domain-containing protein, with protein MNVPVVSNGAVSSAAIDFDSLSGRSGDLRLRIFTPGEFDAYPALLEHLGDGIRTPGVHGVNAGGDDATFAFVTLTPWQRKLGSYVNGYHLGFWPGERRSVTEQYENPDGFIEVTRESADTRLSTHFTLRDFLTHDQATVWPKYVVLREDLLDKLELVLDALQSFGVATQHVVVLSGFRSPQYNSRGAGEGMARSSRHQFGDAADIIIDANRDGRMDDLNGDGRVDFSDVQVLDRAVGLVEHKHPDLVGGLGLYHETGPSGPFAHIDVRGTRARWTNGGRRASRAAGAGWGNVTSSVARPSGACQADGAMAVLCQGRR; from the coding sequence GTGAACGTCCCCGTCGTGAGCAACGGCGCGGTGTCGTCTGCCGCCATCGACTTCGATTCGCTCAGCGGACGATCGGGAGACCTGCGGCTGCGGATCTTCACCCCCGGCGAGTTCGACGCCTATCCCGCCCTGCTGGAGCATCTGGGCGACGGCATCCGGACCCCCGGCGTGCACGGGGTGAATGCGGGCGGCGACGACGCGACGTTCGCCTTCGTGACGTTGACCCCCTGGCAGCGCAAGCTGGGGAGCTACGTGAACGGCTATCACCTGGGGTTCTGGCCCGGCGAGCGACGCTCGGTCACGGAGCAGTATGAGAATCCCGACGGCTTCATCGAGGTAACGCGCGAGAGCGCGGACACGCGTCTCTCCACGCACTTCACGCTGCGCGACTTCCTCACGCACGACCAGGCGACCGTCTGGCCCAAGTACGTCGTCCTGCGCGAAGACCTGCTCGACAAGCTCGAGCTCGTCCTCGACGCCCTGCAGTCCTTCGGCGTCGCCACGCAACATGTGGTCGTCCTCTCCGGCTTCCGCTCACCGCAGTACAACTCGCGCGGGGCGGGCGAAGGAATGGCCCGCTCGAGCCGGCACCAGTTCGGCGACGCAGCCGACATCATCATCGACGCCAATCGCGACGGTCGCATGGACGACCTCAATGGCGACGGACGCGTCGACTTCTCCGACGTTCAGGTCCTCGACCGCGCGGTGGGGCTGGTCGAGCACAAGCATCCGGACCTGGTGGGTGGGCTCGGGCTCTACCACGAAACGGGGCCAAGCGGGCCGTTTGCGCACATCGACGTCCGCGGGACGCGAGCGCGCTGGACCAATGGAGGACGCCGGGCAAGCCGCGCCGCCGGGGCCGGCTGGGGAAATGTGACGAGTTCGGTAGCTCGACCGTCTGGAGCGTGTCAGGCGGACGGCGCTATGGCCGTCCTCTGCCAGGGGCGCCGGTAG